A single window of Collinsella aerofaciens DNA harbors:
- a CDS encoding HAD hydrolase family protein: protein MTGRRVYRRSSKRAQQANRELSSKGIDKGVGVARALAYLGREGNARTFGFGDSGNDLGMLAAVETAVAMGNAMPEVKAVADYVTDDVAHDGTVTAMQHFGLIE, encoded by the coding sequence CGCGTTTACCGCCGATCTTCCAAGCGAGCCCAGCAAGCAAACCGTGAACTGAGCTCCAAGGGCATCGACAAGGGCGTGGGCGTGGCGCGAGCGCTGGCGTATCTGGGCCGCGAGGGAAATGCGCGCACCTTTGGCTTTGGCGATTCGGGCAACGACCTGGGCATGCTCGCTGCCGTCGAGACGGCTGTCGCCATGGGCAACGCCATGCCCGAGGTCAAGGCGGTCGCCGACTACGTGACCGACGATGTCGCACACGACGGCACCGTCACAGCGATGCAGCATTTTGGGTTGATTGAATAA
- a CDS encoding transaldolase, producing MAIKVFADGANLEGMLDMHDNGNVQGFTTNPSLMKAGGVTDYRAFAKTVLEHITDVSVSFEVFADDEAGMEAEAREIATWADNVYVKIPALNTKGESTAALVKRLSADGIKVNVTTIFTPEQVDEFVDAVSAETPSILSIFAGRIADTGVDPLPLMAESVKKAAVKPAAEVLWASTREVLNIFQAESVGCQIITVPNALLAKRKNFGKDLLEYSLDTVKGFARDIQALGFHILPEE from the coding sequence ATGGCGATCAAGGTGTTTGCCGACGGCGCTAACCTCGAAGGCATGCTTGACATGCATGACAATGGGAACGTTCAGGGTTTCACGACCAATCCTTCCCTTATGAAGGCCGGTGGCGTGACTGACTACCGCGCTTTTGCCAAGACGGTTCTTGAGCACATTACCGATGTGTCGGTCTCTTTTGAGGTATTTGCCGACGACGAGGCGGGTATGGAAGCCGAGGCCCGCGAGATCGCAACCTGGGCAGACAACGTCTACGTTAAGATCCCGGCGCTCAACACCAAGGGCGAGTCCACTGCCGCGCTGGTCAAGCGCCTTTCTGCCGACGGTATCAAGGTGAATGTCACCACTATCTTCACGCCTGAGCAGGTCGACGAGTTTGTCGATGCCGTCTCTGCCGAGACCCCCTCTATTCTGTCCATCTTTGCCGGTCGCATTGCCGATACCGGCGTCGATCCGCTGCCCCTCATGGCGGAGTCCGTAAAGAAGGCTGCCGTCAAGCCTGCTGCCGAGGTTCTTTGGGCGTCTACGCGCGAGGTCCTCAATATCTTCCAGGCGGAGTCCGTTGGCTGCCAGATCATTACGGTTCCCAATGCCCTTCTTGCCAAGCGCAAGAATTTCGGAAAAGATTTACTCGAGTACTCGCTTGATACGGTCAAGGGCTTCGCCCGCGACATTCAGGCACTTGGTTTCCATATCCTGCCCGAGGAGTAG
- a CDS encoding DeoR/GlpR family DNA-binding transcription regulator — protein MASTSDLSPAERQRFIMNWLAEKPNISVSDIVRRFSVSEVTARHDLVSLESEGKLRRVRGGAVSLSRSNAISYPEERINVQVEAKEAIAATAATLVDDGDVLVIDIGTTGFYFAKALMDKREITIITGDLAIANYASFNLPNASVVLLGGSVRKGHLYLAGALTLDCMSKLHADKAFVSADGFHPDHGFTVEHDFSAMIKHMYLTNSNQSYMMVDQGKFNKTSFYQSAQIDDLDGIIVDGDDEGIMTAAIENSRSHPKLYIAK, from the coding sequence ATGGCATCTACTTCAGACCTTTCACCGGCCGAGCGTCAGCGATTTATTATGAACTGGCTGGCCGAAAAGCCAAATATCTCGGTATCCGACATCGTTCGCCGTTTTTCGGTTTCGGAAGTCACCGCACGACACGACCTCGTCTCGCTGGAATCCGAAGGCAAGCTGCGTCGCGTACGCGGCGGAGCGGTATCGCTTTCTCGCTCCAACGCAATCTCGTATCCCGAGGAGCGTATCAATGTCCAAGTCGAGGCCAAAGAGGCCATCGCCGCAACCGCGGCAACTCTTGTTGATGATGGCGATGTTCTGGTAATTGATATCGGCACCACAGGCTTTTACTTCGCTAAGGCCCTCATGGACAAGCGTGAGATCACCATTATCACCGGCGATCTTGCAATCGCGAACTATGCCAGCTTTAATCTCCCCAATGCTTCGGTAGTGCTGCTGGGCGGCTCCGTGCGCAAGGGCCACCTCTATCTCGCGGGCGCACTAACGCTCGACTGCATGAGCAAACTCCATGCCGACAAGGCGTTTGTCAGTGCCGACGGATTCCACCCCGACCACGGTTTTACCGTCGAGCACGACTTCTCAGCCATGATCAAGCATATGTACCTGACCAACTCAAACCAGAGTTACATGATGGTTGACCAGGGAAAGTTCAACAAGACCAGTTTTTATCAGTCCGCGCAGATCGATGACCTCGATGGCATCATCGTTGATGGAGACGACGAGGGCATCATGACGGCGGCGATCGAGAACAGTCGCAGCCATCCCAAGCTCTATATTGCAAAATAG
- a CDS encoding PTS sugar transporter subunit IIA: MLTDLLKPELVACHVEASDWEEAIKACGKLLVDAGKCDQSYVDAMISSVHKFGPYMVLEEGIAMPHAQADGNVSEAGICIVTLDPAVAFGHEDFDPVHVLVGICAPDPKAHLGCLAELSQMFEDEDCVAKLSACDTPEQVLETMRSFF; encoded by the coding sequence ATGCTGACCGATCTTCTTAAGCCCGAGCTTGTTGCCTGCCACGTCGAGGCCTCCGATTGGGAGGAAGCGATCAAGGCATGCGGTAAGCTGCTCGTTGACGCCGGCAAATGCGACCAGAGCTATGTTGACGCCATGATTTCGTCGGTTCACAAATTCGGTCCCTATATGGTCTTGGAAGAGGGCATTGCCATGCCTCACGCTCAGGCCGATGGCAATGTGAGCGAGGCCGGCATCTGCATTGTCACGCTTGACCCTGCCGTTGCATTTGGACATGAGGATTTCGATCCGGTTCACGTGCTCGTGGGTATTTGCGCACCCGACCCCAAGGCTCATCTTGGCTGCTTGGCGGAGCTTTCGCAGATGTTCGAGGACGAGGACTGCGTTGCCAAGCTCAGCGCATGCGATACGCCCGAGCAGGTTTTGGAGACCATGCGTTCATTCTTTTAG